One segment of bacterium DNA contains the following:
- a CDS encoding class I SAM-dependent methyltransferase, whose product MSNFDLEVWRSVEAAVRLEDGRQRRAGLPPEQRFRALHPHSAEFIFLLALATRARRIVEVGTSAGYSALWLARACAATGGSLVTLERNPDIIRVAVDHLKSAGVADLVEIRAGDARDTLATFDEPFDFAFVDGAKDEYVAYGELLWPRLAVGASLVADNVLSHAGEAAPFLGWLRGLTGAATTVLEIGNGLSWTVKGDIG is encoded by the coding sequence ATGTCGAATTTCGACCTGGAGGTGTGGCGGTCGGTCGAGGCCGCGGTACGCCTGGAGGACGGGCGCCAGCGGCGCGCGGGACTGCCGCCGGAGCAGCGCTTCCGCGCGCTGCACCCCCATTCGGCGGAGTTTATTTTCCTGCTGGCGCTCGCGACGCGCGCGCGGCGCATAGTTGAGGTGGGCACGAGCGCGGGTTACTCGGCGTTGTGGTTGGCGCGGGCGTGCGCGGCAACGGGTGGCTCCCTCGTGACGCTGGAGAGGAATCCAGACATAATCCGCGTGGCGGTCGACCACCTAAAGTCGGCCGGCGTCGCGGACCTCGTCGAGATTCGGGCGGGCGACGCGCGCGATACGCTCGCGACGTTCGACGAGCCGTTCGACTTCGCCTTCGTCGACGGTGCGAAGGACGAGTACGTGGCGTACGGCGAGCTCCTCTGGCCCAGGCTCGCGGTCGGCGCGTCGCTAGTGGCCGATAATGTCCTCTCGCACGCGGGCGAGGCCGCGCCTTTCCTGGGGTGGCTCCGGGGCCTCACGGGCGCGGCGACGACGGTGCTCGAAATAGGCAACGGCCTGTCGTGGACGGTCAAGGGAGATATAGGGTAG
- a CDS encoding universal stress protein — protein sequence MAPESHFDISEESRGRIFTLDKGHLLRLVGVRAIYAIGYGDVGSSIYYALGVTALFAMGAAPLAIAAAGVLFVFTVLTYAELSAALPEAGGSSAFARRAFNSDALSFIAGWALLLDYVVTIAISAYTVPPYLGYFLPVLRTPVGHFAASALLIASLTALNIIGIKQSTALSLVLAIFGNITQLALIVIGFVAFVNLPALISQFAVGAHPTWGQFIYGVTIAMVAYTGIEAISQMSGEVRNPGKNVPRGMLLTMATVLFMYMGIVFVAISAMPFGPGADGVWASELTTTYLEDPIAGIAAQMPVFGKYLAPWIALLGAAILTIAANAGVIGSSRLTYSMGAHFQLPAFFSRLHRRYKTPYLSLITFSAISVIIIFLGKRLTYLADLYNFGAMLAFALAHASLLGIRWREPRLERPFKLKPNVRIAGREFPITAILGFVCISAVWVTVVITHPFGRTMGFVWMFVGLGMYYWYRRRSRMPAGRALAVEEVSFPEYRPLKLKTVLLAVKSLRRVEVVEAAFKLAKEDKATVVALHVLEVPASLPVETFMFDEFAASEEVLHKAWAVGTEHGVHVETRLVQSRHAGEAICQAAREVGADMVVMGASDRWHRDLPFPTTTVEYVLKNAPCVVWVASVPS from the coding sequence GTGGCGCCGGAATCGCATTTCGATATATCCGAAGAGTCGCGGGGTCGAATCTTCACCCTCGACAAAGGGCACCTCTTGCGCCTCGTCGGCGTGCGGGCGATTTACGCCATCGGGTACGGCGACGTAGGCTCGAGCATCTACTACGCCCTCGGCGTCACGGCGCTCTTCGCGATGGGCGCGGCGCCGCTGGCTATCGCGGCGGCGGGCGTGCTCTTCGTCTTCACGGTCCTGACGTACGCCGAGCTCTCGGCCGCGCTGCCGGAGGCCGGCGGCTCGAGCGCCTTCGCGCGGCGGGCTTTCAACTCCGACGCCTTATCGTTCATCGCCGGCTGGGCGTTGCTGCTCGACTACGTCGTCACCATCGCCATCTCGGCGTACACGGTTCCCCCCTACCTCGGCTACTTCCTACCGGTGCTACGTACGCCGGTGGGCCACTTCGCCGCGTCGGCGTTGCTCATCGCCTCCCTTACGGCGCTCAATATAATCGGCATCAAACAATCCACGGCGCTATCGCTCGTCCTCGCGATATTCGGCAACATAACGCAGCTCGCGCTGATAGTCATCGGCTTCGTCGCCTTCGTCAACCTGCCCGCGCTTATATCGCAGTTCGCGGTCGGCGCCCACCCCACGTGGGGGCAATTCATATACGGCGTGACGATCGCGATGGTCGCCTACACCGGCATAGAGGCCATAAGCCAGATGTCGGGCGAAGTCCGCAACCCGGGCAAGAACGTACCGCGCGGGATGCTGCTCACCATGGCCACGGTGCTCTTTATGTACATGGGCATCGTCTTCGTCGCCATATCGGCGATGCCGTTCGGCCCGGGCGCGGACGGCGTTTGGGCCAGCGAGCTGACGACGACGTACCTCGAAGACCCCATCGCGGGCATCGCGGCCCAGATGCCGGTCTTCGGGAAGTACCTCGCGCCGTGGATAGCGCTGTTGGGCGCGGCCATCCTGACCATCGCCGCCAACGCCGGCGTCATCGGCTCGTCGCGGCTCACGTATTCCATGGGCGCGCACTTCCAGCTGCCGGCCTTCTTCTCGCGGCTGCACCGCCGGTACAAAACGCCGTACCTGAGCCTGATAACGTTCTCGGCCATAAGCGTCATCATCATCTTCCTGGGTAAAAGGTTGACGTACCTGGCGGACCTGTACAACTTCGGCGCCATGCTCGCGTTCGCCCTCGCCCACGCGTCGCTTTTGGGCATCCGGTGGCGCGAGCCCCGGCTCGAGCGCCCGTTCAAATTGAAGCCCAACGTACGCATCGCCGGCCGCGAGTTCCCGATAACGGCGATATTGGGTTTCGTCTGCATATCCGCGGTGTGGGTAACGGTGGTAATAACCCACCCCTTCGGTCGTACGATGGGGTTCGTGTGGATGTTCGTGGGGTTGGGGATGTACTACTGGTACCGGCGGCGCAGCCGGATGCCGGCGGGGAGGGCGCTCGCGGTCGAAGAGGTCTCGTTCCCGGAATACCGGCCCCTTAAACTAAAGACCGTACTCCTCGCCGTTAAGTCGCTGCGCCGGGTTGAAGTAGTCGAGGCCGCGTTCAAACTCGCGAAAGAAGACAAAGCCACCGTCGTCGCGCTGCACGTCCTCGAGGTTCCCGCCTCGCTGCCGGTGGAAACGTTTATGTTCGACGAGTTCGCGGCCTCCGAGGAGGTCCTGCACAAAGCGTGGGCCGTCGGAACCGAGCACGGCGTCCACGTCGAAACCCGGCTCGTTCAATCGCGGCACGCCGGCGAGGCGATATGCCAGGCCGCCCGCGAGGTCGGCGCCGACATGGTCGTTATGGGCGCGTCCGACCGCTGGCACCGGGACCTTCCCTTCCCCACCACCACCGTCGAATACGTCCTCAAGAACGCGCCTTGCGTCGTCTGGGTGGCCAGCGTACCTTCGTAA
- a CDS encoding MBL fold metallo-hydrolase, translating to MLIETLQLGPVATNCYIFSYDEKRAVVIDPASDADEIAGHLRALELEAVAIVNTHGHLDHSGANGALKKLLDVPIYIGEGDAPYLGPGAESLHRQDALIIGLEAVATFQECYAVSPAADVLLREGDEVAEAGLKVVNTPGHTAGGISLVGDGLVFSGDALFAGSIGRTDLCGGDERTLISSIKSKLLTLPGKTEVFPGHGPTTTVGEERKHNPFLAGA from the coding sequence ATGCTAATCGAAACGCTTCAACTCGGGCCGGTCGCAACCAATTGCTACATATTCTCGTACGACGAGAAACGCGCCGTCGTCATAGACCCGGCCTCGGACGCCGACGAAATCGCCGGCCACCTGCGCGCGCTCGAGCTCGAGGCCGTGGCGATAGTAAATACCCACGGCCACCTCGACCACAGCGGCGCCAACGGCGCCCTTAAAAAGCTGTTGGACGTACCTATATATATAGGAGAAGGGGACGCGCCCTACCTCGGCCCGGGCGCCGAGTCCCTTCACCGCCAGGACGCGCTTATCATCGGCCTGGAGGCCGTCGCGACGTTCCAGGAATGCTACGCCGTCTCCCCGGCGGCGGACGTCCTGTTGCGCGAGGGGGACGAAGTCGCGGAGGCCGGTTTGAAGGTAGTGAATACGCCGGGACATACCGCCGGGGGCATCTCGCTCGTGGGCGACGGCCTGGTGTTCAGCGGCGACGCGCTCTTCGCCGGCTCCATCGGTCGGACGGACCTGTGCGGCGGCGACGAGCGGACGTTGATATCCTCCATCAAAAGCAAGCTCCTTACGCTGCCGGGGAAGACGGAAGTGTTCCCGGGCCACGGGCCGACGACGACGGTGGGCGAGGAGCGAAAGCATAACCCCTTCCTGGCCGGCGCCTAG
- a CDS encoding pyridoxal phosphate-dependent aminotransferase has product MYIAKRMGRLGTETAFEVLARAKKLECEGREIVHLEIGEPDFDTPVNIREAAKKALDQGWTHYGPSAGLPEHRETISKYMKQRWALDYSPDEIVVVPGAKPIMFFTILACVEESDEVIYPNPGFPIYESMINYIGAKAVPVQLREELDFRLDVNELASLVTDKTRMVVVNSPQNPTGGVLTKDDLVAIAELAIKHDLIVLTDEVYNRIIYEGEHNSVASFPGMKERTVLIDGYSKTYAMTGWRMGWGAMPAELAPHITRLMTNSNSCTCSFAQIAGIEGLTGPQDDSAKMVEAFRERRDVVVDGLNSLPGITCKKPQGAFYVFPNITGTGKDEKWLADYFLDEAGVACLAGTSFGKFGKGYIRFSYANSVENIEKAIGRMAEALKSL; this is encoded by the coding sequence ATGTACATAGCTAAACGTATGGGCCGGCTCGGTACCGAGACGGCTTTCGAGGTTTTGGCCAGAGCGAAAAAGCTCGAGTGCGAGGGGCGCGAGATTGTACACCTCGAGATCGGCGAACCGGACTTCGATACGCCGGTGAACATCCGCGAAGCGGCGAAGAAAGCCCTCGACCAGGGCTGGACCCATTACGGCCCCAGCGCCGGCCTACCCGAGCACCGCGAGACCATCTCGAAGTACATGAAGCAACGTTGGGCCCTCGACTACTCGCCGGACGAAATCGTCGTAGTACCCGGGGCTAAACCGATAATGTTCTTCACCATTCTGGCCTGCGTCGAGGAAAGCGACGAGGTAATATATCCCAATCCCGGGTTCCCCATTTACGAGTCCATGATTAATTATATCGGCGCGAAGGCGGTGCCGGTGCAGCTGCGCGAGGAGCTCGACTTCCGTCTCGACGTAAACGAGCTGGCGTCGCTCGTCACGGACAAGACCCGGATGGTGGTCGTCAACTCGCCGCAGAACCCCACCGGCGGCGTTCTCACCAAAGACGACCTAGTCGCTATAGCCGAGCTCGCGATAAAACATGACCTCATCGTTTTAACCGATGAAGTATATAACCGCATAATATACGAAGGCGAACATAACTCCGTCGCCAGCTTCCCCGGTATGAAGGAGCGCACCGTTCTCATAGACGGTTATTCCAAAACGTACGCCATGACCGGCTGGCGTATGGGATGGGGCGCGATGCCGGCCGAACTGGCCCCGCATATCACCCGCCTTATGACGAACTCCAACTCGTGTACGTGCTCGTTCGCCCAGATCGCGGGTATCGAGGGTTTGACCGGGCCGCAGGACGATTCCGCGAAGATGGTCGAAGCCTTCCGCGAGCGGCGGGACGTCGTCGTCGACGGCCTTAACTCGCTCCCCGGCATTACCTGCAAGAAGCCCCAGGGCGCGTTCTACGTCTTCCCCAATATCACGGGCACCGGGAAGGACGAGAAGTGGCTCGCCGATTACTTCCTGGATGAGGCCGGCGTGGCGTGTCTGGCCGGCACTTCCTTCGGCAAGTTCGGCAAAGGGTACATCAGGTTCTCGTACGCCAACTCCGTAGAGAATATCGAAAAGGCGATAGGCCGTATGGCCGAAGCGCTTAAATCGTTGTAA
- the gcvT gene encoding glycine cleavage system aminomethyltransferase GcvT: MAKAIKTPLYDRHVSLGGKMVEFAGFIMPVQYSGIIDEHVTVRENAGIFDLSHMGEFYVSGKGAPAALNKLVSNNVEKLKIGKALYTPVCTPRGGIVDDILVYRDADETFMLVVNASNIEKDYDWVVGHLPKGLTVEDKSLQTALVAVQGPQSETVLTEALADDLSELRYYEFIFSVMDDVPVRVSRTGYTGEDGFEVYVDAARAGEVWDVLFELTSGIGGVPVGLGARDTLRLEMKYCLYGNDIDEGTTPLEAGIGWTVKFDKGDFIGKETLVAQKNDGVKRRLAGFVMVDPGIPRRDYGIINIEEKSIGRVTSGSYSPSLRENIGLGYLELPYDDVGTEILVDIRKKPRLARVVETPFLKLIGGN, encoded by the coding sequence ATGGCAAAAGCGATCAAGACGCCCTTATACGACAGACACGTGTCGCTCGGCGGGAAAATGGTCGAGTTCGCCGGGTTCATCATGCCGGTGCAATACTCGGGCATTATCGACGAGCACGTCACGGTGCGGGAGAACGCCGGCATCTTCGACCTGAGCCACATGGGCGAGTTCTACGTCTCCGGCAAGGGCGCCCCCGCGGCGTTGAACAAGCTCGTCTCGAACAACGTGGAGAAATTGAAGATCGGGAAGGCGTTGTACACGCCCGTATGCACTCCCCGGGGCGGCATCGTCGACGATATCCTGGTATACCGCGACGCGGACGAAACGTTCATGTTGGTGGTGAACGCTTCTAACATCGAAAAGGATTACGACTGGGTCGTGGGCCATCTCCCCAAGGGTTTGACGGTCGAGGACAAGTCGCTACAGACGGCGCTGGTCGCGGTACAGGGGCCGCAGTCCGAAACGGTCTTAACCGAAGCGTTGGCCGACGATTTGAGCGAACTCCGCTACTACGAGTTTATATTCTCGGTTATGGACGACGTACCGGTTCGCGTTTCGCGTACCGGGTACACGGGCGAGGACGGCTTCGAGGTATACGTGGACGCCGCGCGCGCCGGCGAAGTATGGGACGTGCTCTTCGAACTGACCAGCGGGATAGGGGGCGTCCCGGTAGGGCTGGGCGCGCGCGATACCCTCCGCCTTGAGATGAAGTACTGCCTTTACGGCAACGACATCGACGAGGGGACGACGCCGCTGGAGGCGGGCATCGGCTGGACCGTTAAGTTCGATAAGGGCGATTTTATAGGTAAGGAAACCTTGGTCGCACAGAAAAACGACGGCGTCAAACGAAGACTGGCCGGTTTCGTTATGGTGGACCCGGGCATTCCCCGCCGCGACTACGGTATAATAAATATAGAGGAGAAGAGCATCGGCCGCGTTACGTCCGGGTCGTATTCGCCCAGCTTGCGCGAAAACATCGGCTTGGGGTACCTCGAGCTGCCCTACGACGACGTCGGTACCGAGATACTGGTCGACATCCGCAAAAAGCCCCGGTTGGCGCGCGTTGTCGAAACGCCCTTTTTGAAGCTTATCGGCGGCAATTAG
- the gcvH gene encoding glycine cleavage system protein GcvH has product MRVNPEDLSYTETHEWAKVDGNVVTIGLTDHAQSELGDIVYLELPEVGADVEAGGEFGVVESVKAASELYAPVSGKVVKVNGAATQEPALVNRDCYGEGWLVKIELKDPSEVENLKTAAEYKEFIGGQ; this is encoded by the coding sequence CTGCGGGTGAACCCGGAAGACCTGAGTTACACCGAGACGCACGAGTGGGCGAAAGTCGACGGCAACGTCGTTACCATAGGCCTGACGGACCACGCTCAATCGGAATTGGGCGACATCGTGTATTTGGAGCTGCCGGAAGTCGGCGCCGACGTGGAGGCCGGAGGCGAATTCGGCGTCGTGGAATCCGTGAAGGCGGCGTCCGAGCTCTACGCGCCCGTTTCCGGAAAGGTCGTGAAAGTAAACGGCGCCGCGACCCAGGAGCCCGCCCTGGTCAATCGCGATTGTTACGGCGAAGGGTGGCTCGTTAAAATCGAGTTGAAGGACCCCTCGGAAGTCGAAAACCTCAAGACCGCGGCGGAATATAAAGAATTCATCGGAGGTCAATAA
- the gcvPA gene encoding aminomethyl-transferring glycine dehydrogenase subunit GcvPA, with protein sequence MPYVPHGDDTVKQMLGEVGVGAVDDLFEPLPDELLRVDFDLPQPLTEPALVRHMEALADANRTDRNSFLGAGCYDHFVPAAVRHLVGQSQFYTAYTPYQPEVSQGTLAVIFEFQTYVAALTGMEVANASMYDGATAAAEAALMCLRLKKERPQAVLAPNLHPEYRRVVETYLANIPGVEAVTLPCCAPYARGGTVDLNRLTGSLGDAACFIMQYPNFFGLVETKLADIAEICHREGALLVVAVAEPMALAALSPPGKFGADVVVGEGQSFGITPSFGGPGVGFFATRREFVRQMPGRLVGKTTDAEGKPGYVLTLQTREQHIRREKATSNICTNHALAATTFTIYLSVVGRTGLAALARGNVQNCAYAQYQTTELAAYKMVFEEPAFNEFVLRCPRAAEEVRAACLKKGVDPGLPLGRFYPEYDDCLLVTVTETKTKEDIDRLCEVLASV encoded by the coding sequence ATGCCGTACGTTCCCCACGGCGACGATACCGTAAAGCAGATGCTCGGAGAGGTCGGCGTCGGAGCCGTCGACGACCTTTTCGAACCGTTACCCGACGAGCTTTTGCGGGTCGATTTCGATTTACCCCAACCTTTGACCGAGCCGGCGCTCGTGCGCCATATGGAAGCGCTCGCCGACGCGAACCGCACCGACCGAAACTCGTTCCTCGGCGCCGGTTGCTACGACCACTTCGTCCCGGCGGCGGTGCGACACCTCGTCGGCCAGAGTCAATTCTACACCGCCTACACGCCGTACCAGCCCGAAGTCAGCCAGGGTACGCTGGCGGTTATTTTCGAATTCCAGACGTACGTCGCGGCCCTCACCGGTATGGAGGTCGCCAACGCCTCCATGTACGACGGCGCGACCGCGGCCGCGGAGGCGGCGCTTATGTGCCTGCGGCTCAAGAAAGAAAGGCCGCAGGCGGTTTTGGCCCCCAACCTGCACCCGGAGTACCGGCGCGTCGTCGAAACGTATCTGGCCAACATCCCCGGCGTCGAGGCCGTGACGCTGCCCTGTTGCGCGCCGTACGCGCGGGGGGGTACGGTGGACCTCAACCGCCTGACCGGCTCGCTGGGCGACGCCGCCTGCTTCATAATGCAGTATCCGAACTTCTTCGGGCTGGTGGAAACCAAACTGGCGGACATCGCCGAGATTTGCCATCGCGAGGGAGCGCTCCTCGTCGTGGCCGTGGCGGAGCCGATGGCGCTGGCGGCGTTGTCGCCTCCCGGCAAGTTCGGCGCCGACGTCGTCGTGGGGGAGGGGCAGAGCTTCGGCATAACGCCGTCTTTCGGCGGCCCGGGCGTGGGTTTCTTCGCCACCCGCCGCGAGTTCGTACGCCAGATGCCCGGCCGCCTCGTCGGCAAGACGACGGACGCGGAAGGTAAGCCCGGGTACGTCCTGACGCTGCAAACGCGCGAGCAGCATATACGCCGCGAGAAGGCCACGTCCAACATCTGCACCAACCACGCGCTGGCGGCGACGACGTTTACGATTTACCTCTCGGTCGTCGGACGGACCGGCCTCGCCGCCCTCGCGCGCGGGAACGTTCAGAATTGCGCTTACGCCCAATATCAAACGACCGAACTCGCGGCCTACAAGATGGTCTTCGAGGAGCCGGCCTTCAACGAGTTCGTCCTCCGGTGTCCGAGGGCCGCGGAGGAGGTCCGCGCGGCGTGCCTGAAGAAAGGCGTCGACCCGGGCCTGCCGCTGGGCCGCTTCTACCCGGAGTACGACGACTGCCTCCTCGTAACGGTTACGGAGACGAAAACGAAAGAAGATATCGACCGGTTGTGCGAGGTACTCGCGTCCGTTTAA
- a CDS encoding permease, whose protein sequence is MKTATIVMAVILAALIGVAIWRGGGSLQKGFTFGGKTFLTTLPLLVIAFAIAGLVQVLVPREVVAKWLGAGAGFKGIMIATVAGAFTPGGPYVSFPIVASLYKSGASVGTVVAFVTAWSLWAVARFPLEMGLVGPKLAIARFLSTLIVPPLAGLFAQAVFGRWV, encoded by the coding sequence ATGAAAACCGCTACTATCGTAATGGCGGTAATCCTCGCGGCGCTAATCGGCGTCGCGATATGGCGGGGCGGCGGCTCGCTGCAGAAGGGGTTCACCTTCGGCGGCAAGACGTTTCTGACCACGCTGCCGCTTTTGGTTATCGCTTTCGCAATCGCGGGCCTGGTCCAGGTCCTGGTGCCGCGGGAGGTAGTCGCGAAGTGGCTCGGCGCCGGCGCCGGTTTTAAGGGGATCATGATCGCCACCGTGGCCGGGGCTTTTACGCCCGGCGGGCCGTACGTATCGTTTCCCATCGTCGCGTCGTTGTACAAGTCGGGGGCGTCGGTCGGGACCGTGGTGGCGTTCGTGACGGCGTGGTCGCTTTGGGCCGTGGCCCGGTTCCCGCTCGAGATGGGGCTTGTGGGCCCCAAGCTCGCGATAGCGCGGTTCCTTTCGACGTTAATCGTGCCGCCGCTTGCCGGCCTGTTCGCGCAGGCGGTTTTCGGCCGTTGGGTTTAA
- the gcvPB gene encoding aminomethyl-transferring glycine dehydrogenase subunit GcvPB, translated as MNYEYRNIFEIPPGRGFEAGAADTPEVDLGAFYPDEFVRRDFGPMRDVAEPEVVRHYTRLAAMNFGVDTGFYPLGSCTMKYNPKVNEDVALLPGFAALHPYAPAGDVQGALQLACDLERYLVEICGMSAFTLAPAAGAHGELVGMLLTRAYHRKRGDDGRNVMLIPDSAHGTNPASARMAGFDVVAVASSDDGVIDLGDLKAKLDERVAGMMITNPNTLGLFEPDILKVAEAVHGAGGLLYYDGANLNALVGRVRPGDMGFDICHVNLHKTFSTPHGGGGPGAGPVGVCKRLADFLPVPRVVKKRGKYALDYDSADSIGQIRSFVGNFGVLVRAYAYIRHLGAAGLRDASGAAVLNANYVRAKVAKFLEVAGTAPCMHEFVASSARFGRGSAGDIDKALIDAGYHPPTTYFPLVVPEALMVEPTETETKETLDAFAAALEKIVADLTADAHAYADAPFKAPVRRLDEAGAARNPILTQMMAEEGEP; from the coding sequence ATGAACTACGAATACCGAAATATATTCGAGATACCGCCCGGCCGGGGTTTCGAGGCCGGCGCGGCGGATACCCCCGAGGTCGACCTCGGAGCGTTTTACCCGGACGAATTCGTACGCCGCGATTTCGGGCCGATGCGCGACGTGGCGGAGCCGGAGGTCGTGCGGCACTACACGCGGCTGGCCGCGATGAACTTCGGCGTCGACACCGGCTTCTATCCGCTCGGCTCGTGTACGATGAAGTACAACCCGAAGGTGAACGAGGATGTCGCGTTGCTTCCCGGGTTCGCGGCGCTTCACCCGTACGCGCCGGCCGGCGACGTGCAGGGCGCGCTGCAGCTCGCCTGCGATCTCGAGCGCTACCTCGTCGAGATATGCGGGATGAGCGCGTTCACGCTCGCGCCGGCGGCGGGCGCCCACGGCGAATTGGTGGGGATGTTGTTGACGCGGGCGTACCACCGCAAGCGGGGTGACGACGGCCGCAACGTAATGCTCATACCGGATTCCGCGCACGGCACCAACCCGGCCTCGGCCCGGATGGCGGGCTTCGACGTCGTCGCCGTCGCCTCGAGCGACGACGGCGTGATAGACCTCGGCGACCTCAAGGCGAAGCTGGACGAGCGCGTCGCCGGCATGATGATAACCAACCCCAATACGTTGGGGTTATTCGAGCCCGACATCTTAAAGGTTGCCGAGGCCGTACACGGCGCCGGCGGCCTGTTGTACTACGACGGCGCCAACTTAAACGCGCTCGTAGGCCGCGTCCGTCCGGGCGATATGGGGTTCGACATTTGCCACGTCAACCTTCATAAGACCTTCTCGACCCCTCACGGCGGCGGCGGCCCGGGCGCCGGTCCGGTGGGCGTTTGCAAAAGGCTCGCGGATTTCCTCCCGGTGCCGCGCGTCGTAAAGAAGCGGGGCAAGTACGCGCTCGACTACGACTCGGCGGACTCCATAGGCCAAATCCGTTCATTCGTAGGTAACTTCGGCGTCCTCGTCAGGGCGTACGCGTACATACGGCACCTCGGCGCCGCCGGCCTGCGGGACGCTTCCGGCGCCGCGGTCCTGAACGCGAACTACGTCCGCGCGAAAGTGGCGAAGTTCCTCGAGGTCGCCGGCACCGCGCCTTGCATGCACGAATTCGTAGCGTCGTCAGCCAGGTTCGGCCGCGGTTCGGCGGGGGATATCGACAAGGCGTTGATCGACGCCGGCTACCACCCGCCGACGACGTACTTCCCCCTCGTGGTCCCGGAGGCGTTGATGGTCGAGCCGACCGAGACCGAAACGAAGGAGACGCTGGACGCCTTCGCCGCGGCGCTTGAGAAAATCGTAGCCGACCTGACGGCCGACGCGCACGCGTACGCCGACGCGCCTTTCAAGGCGCCGGTGCGCCGCCTGGACGAGGCGGGCGCGGCGCGTAACCCGATACTGACCCAAATGATGGCCGAGGAGGGGGAGCCCTAG
- a CDS encoding peptidyl-prolyl cis-trans isomerase: protein MRKEVIVVSAALAFSLCAFVACKGGPPAGESEAVASVGDAVLTADDLDRLDEDQHKVKMPTYLTKEELMEEWIRSELLYQQALEDEIDKETVCAWRLRNSAKGVVIQRFWEINIYEKYADVSDEEALKWYEENKDEKYRAKTTGVWLRRILLNSKEDADKVMQRLEGGEDFVKIASTESVTPEKLEAGSMGYRRMEDVSPAYRADVAKMKRGEIAGPFKLANFYVIVKLEDRVDAGGYLKPVGIGMEALRDRAKIALWRETANGIGTDLEAAADIERHPERIHEEAVDMALGEEYRKGAPAEAK, encoded by the coding sequence ATGAGAAAAGAAGTTATCGTAGTTTCGGCAGCCTTGGCGTTTTCGCTATGTGCCTTCGTCGCTTGCAAGGGCGGGCCCCCGGCCGGCGAATCGGAAGCGGTCGCTAGCGTGGGGGACGCGGTCCTCACGGCCGACGACCTCGACCGCCTCGACGAAGACCAGCATAAGGTTAAAATGCCCACGTATCTTACGAAGGAAGAACTGATGGAGGAGTGGATACGGAGCGAGTTGCTATACCAGCAGGCGCTCGAGGATGAAATTGATAAGGAAACGGTATGCGCGTGGCGGTTGCGTAACAGCGCCAAGGGCGTGGTTATCCAACGCTTTTGGGAGATTAACATCTACGAAAAGTACGCCGACGTGAGCGACGAGGAAGCGCTGAAGTGGTACGAGGAGAACAAAGACGAGAAGTACCGCGCGAAGACCACCGGCGTCTGGCTGCGGCGTATCCTTTTAAATTCGAAGGAGGACGCCGATAAAGTTATGCAGCGCCTCGAGGGCGGCGAAGATTTCGTAAAGATCGCGAGCACCGAATCGGTAACGCCCGAGAAATTGGAGGCGGGGAGCATGGGTTACCGTCGTATGGAAGACGTGAGCCCGGCATACCGCGCCGACGTCGCGAAGATGAAAAGGGGAGAAATCGCGGGGCCCTTCAAGCTCGCCAATTTCTACGTCATAGTCAAGCTGGAGGACCGCGTCGACGCGGGCGGTTACCTGAAGCCGGTGGGCATCGGCATGGAAGCGCTGCGCGACCGGGCGAAAATAGCTCTGTGGCGGGAGACGGCCAACGGTATAGGTACGGACCTCGAAGCGGCCGCCGACATCGAGCGCCACCCGGAACGCATCCACGAGGAAGCCGTCGATATGGCTTTGGGCGAGGAGTATCGCAAAGGGGCGCCGGCCGAGGCGAAATAA